In Paenibacillus stellifer, the DNA window TGAGAGCTGCCCTTGTTCTGAAGGATGTCCTAGTTGCGTGCAGCTCCCTGGTAAAGGAAATATTGAATTGTTCAAACCTGGGGCCAAAATGCTGCTGAAGATATTGATTGAAGGGATCGATTAAGAATGCCTGTAATCTGCTCTTCTTGTGGAGGCCAACGGCCATATGGAGACTTTGTCCAAATCGGTTTTAAAGCAGATCCGAAAGGTTATTACCGTAATATCCATCAACGTGCAAACGGGATTCGAATTTCGGAGTGGCGCTCAATTGAACCCGATATGGAGTCCTATATAAACAAACAAGCCGGCGTTTATTGTACGCATGATGGGTGTTTAATCTTGGACGGGATCTTGACACCGGAAGAAATGGAAATGATCTCCGACCGAAGACTTCCCGTGCAACAAGCATTCGATAGCGATATGCTCGTCCAGAACTTGCTTGAAGTCGGAACTCGTGTCCGAAGCGAAGTGCATGTGCATCAAATTGACGCCAATCAAGGCGCTTATGCTGACCAAATCCTAATGCCCAGTTGGCTGCAACGGAAGCTTCATTCTCTGGGGATCAATAAGCTGTATGAGCATCAAGGAGAAGCCATACAGAACATCCGGGAAGGACGCAATGTAGTTCTCTGCACGAAAACCGCATCGGGAAAATCATTGGCTTACAATGTTCCCATCATGGAAAAATTGGTATCTGATCCGAATGCGTGTGCGCTATATTTGGCTCCGTTCAAAGCATTGGTCGAAGATCAGTTTACCCATTTGAAAGAATGGGCCGATGATATAGGAGAGCAGGGAAATAAAATTTCGCTTAATGGATTTTCGCGATTCACTGTGAATGGAAAACAAATATCTGTTGGACTTCTTCATGGGCAACGGAACGTTCCAGAACATATGAGAAAAGATCAGGCGTCTAGCTTCGTGTTCTCTGAGGGGCGCTATTGGCTGACCAACGTTCACTATCTGCACTTAATTCTTCAAGGTGCAAGTTCACCTAAGGGGAAAGGCCCTGGGCTGTTGCGCTTTCTGCAAAATCTTCGGTTTGTTGTTATTGATGAGCTTCATCAATACTCAGGCTTGTTAGGTTCAAAGGTTTCTTTGGTCCTTCGCAGATTAAGAATGTTATGTGACAGGTTGGGGAATAAAAATGTCCAGTTTATTGCCTGCTCGGCTACCATTGCTAATCCAAAGTATCTAGCTGAAGAATTAACAGGAATGCGTGGACTGAAAGGATTTCATGAAATATCGGGTGTACAAGCACCAGTAAAGAAGAAAGCGATTTTGATGTGGAATCCTGGCTTATCAGACGATGAGCAGAAGAAAAGGGCTGTTGTTTCCGATCTCTATGAAATTCTGCGCACGATCTACAAGGATGGAAGATGGCCAAGAAGTATCATTTTCACAAGCAACCGCCAGCAAGCCCAGCTTTTAAGTCGTGAATTAAACATGATCTTGCGCAGCCATCTTCATGATCATGCCGGGCTTTCGGCAGACGAACCACATGAGTTTTTTCTGCCGTATCATGCATACCTCACGCAAGAAGTTAAAGAACGAACCATACAAAAACTTGAGCAAGGCGAGATCCTTGGAGTGGTCACCACTAGCGCCCTAGAGGTCGGAATTGATGTGAAGTGTCTGGATGTATGTATTTTGCTTGGATATCCAGGTTCTCAGGCCTCCTTCTGGCAGCAGGCTGGGCGTGTGGGGCGAAGCAGAGACGGTGTGGTGATTATGATGGTTCAGGAAGAGCCATTGCAGCAATACTTTGCCCGCAACCCTGAAGAATTCTTTACGCTTTCGCCTGAATCAGCGGCAATCAATACAACGAATCCCAAGCTATTAAAGGAGCATCTCGCATACGCAGCTCACGAACTGGGAGGAACGTTGACGAATGCTATGAATTATGTTCGCTCTTCGGCGCTTCGCAAGGTGGTTGCGGAAGCAAGCGATCAGTGGCAGCAGATTGAAGGGAAACTACACTATCAAGGAGAAACACCCCGGTATCAAACTTTGTTCACTATGGGCGATACCTATACGGTTGTAACCAAGAACGGGTGGAATGAGGACATCCTATTTCAAAGTGTGGACGGACGTTCCTTGATTCGAGATTATCATGTAGACGCCGTATTTCTGGGACCTGACAATCGTACCTTTTATAAGGTCAAGTGGGTCAATAACAGGCAACGCAAAGTGGTTGTAGAGCCAGTAAGAACGGATTACCATACTCGCGGAATTGTTCGTGATAGCATTGAAATCCATGATATAACCAATCCTTTGATAAGTGACGCGGCGATCAAATCCAATCTTGGAAACATCATCGTAAAACGAAGTACATTTGGCTACAAAAAAATCTACAATCACGGCGCAATGCCTCCCGAAACCGTGCAATTAACAAACACATATCCTGTCAGTTTTCAAACCGAGGCGTTTTGGTTGATGTGGGATCACCAAGGAAGGGATGAACTTAGAGGTCTGCTCAAGGATGTGCAGAATCGCGAATCCATTGACTTGGAGACCCTGGTTGAGGGAAGCCTTCATGCCGTTGAACATGCCATAGCATCTGCGATACCGGCTGTTGTAAGGTGTAGTATGGCTGATTTTCAGCACACCTCTTTTTATTCTGGCTCGGCCTTGTTTGGAATGCCCGGGATGTTCTTCTACGACAGCCAAGCAGGAGGCGGTTCGGGTATCGTCGAGGTTGTTGCGGAAAAGTTCGGGGTTCTCTTGGATAAAGCCCAACAGATCATTAGCAGCTGTGGTTGTTCAGACGGCTGTCCATCGTGCATTCAGTTATTTCATTGTGAAAAACAGAATGAGCCGCTGCATAAGGTTGGGGCTTTGTTGGTAATCAACCATTTACGAAAATCTTTCGGATAAAGGGAGCTTAAAGCCATCTTAGTCGCGGCACATTAACCCCAAGGAGTGAGGAATATGGATAAATTCCGGGCTTATGGCCAGTTTCTCAAAAGAGGTGAACATATATATCGTACATCCGCCCATCTTCAGTGGGGAGACTCAACGAAATCTTTAGGATGTTGTGTACTACTTAACCCGGGGTCAGCCACGTTGGAAAAAGTCGCTCCTGAAGTATACTCTCGTTTATTAGCAGATGGAAAGGCACATGGCCAAGTTATTCCTGATCCAACCATGATTCAATTGGCCACGTTATTGGAACGAATTTTTGGACAATCCCTAGAGGGGCAGTTTCAGATATATAATTTGTTCTGGCTGCAAAATACAGACGATCAAGATGCAATAGAGCAATACGTGGAACTTGTTGCAAGAGAGGAATTTCAATTCGATGAGTCATTGATTGAATTGGTCGAGCTGAAACAACATCCATGGGTTCTCCTAGGTTGGGGAGTGAAAAAGCACAAAAGACATTGGCATCCTTTTGTCCAAATTAAAGACAAATGGGTCTCATTAATTCAGACCTCGGGCGTCCCTTGCTTTGGAAAGGAGCACCCCAAACAAAAGTCAGGATATTACTACTATCATCCGTGCCCTCAGATTCCAACCCACCGGCCACAGATTATAAATGATTTGGAAGAGATATATTATCGCGATGTATGGCATTTATTTAAAAATCAACAATAGTGAGGATGAAATTCATGGCACAATTTAAAGAATGGGATACCACCGCCGTTTATCGGTATGCAGATCAATGGAAAGGGAAGAGTCTCATTGATGGCACATCATTGCTTTGGCCGTCTGAGCAAATTTGGACCACAGCGAATTTGAATGCATTTAAAGCTTGCTTTATAGAGAATGTAGATGAATCATCAGAGATCTTTGAGAACAAACTGCAAGGGCAACTGAAGGGTCAGAAGCAAGAGGTTGTTCAGCTTGCATGCGAACTCGTCTATCTCTACTTGCTGTTTCCCTCCACGATTACATTTCGAAGAAAAAAAGAACTTCTGAATACTATTGCATCATTTGCCGGACTTACATTGGACGATCAGAATGAGGCGCTGACAGCATTGGAGCCTGGCATAGGCGGACCGGGTATCGCCTACAATACAAGACGTTATTATGAAATACGTTATATAGCTATGTTCGCAGATGCGGTTCTGCAGAAACCTGAAAATGACCGGATTATGTTTTTATCCGACCATATCAAGGTACGAAATATGCTCGATACTATAAAGGAGGACACGAACCCGCTATCCCGACATATTATTTTGCACCTCCTATACCCTGATCAATATGAAAGAATGGCGAGTCAGGGTCATAAGCAACAGATTGTTGAGGCCTTCCTGGAAATTCTGGATGAAGACTCCGTGCCTGAAGATATTGATGATCGCATCCTGGCTATTAGAACAAAGCTCGAAGACATTCTTGGAGAAAAGGATCTTGATTTCTATCGAAGTCCACTCGTTGAATGTTGGGATTATAGTGACCATGATTCGGAGGTTCTACCCATTCAAGGGCTGCAAATCAAGAAGCAGATTGTTTTGTATGGACCTCCGGGAACCGGGAAAACTCATGAAGCAAAGCAATTAGCCGGACAGTTTATTCGCCAAGAGACTTTACGCCTGTGGGGAGCGGGGGAATTCTTTAAAAAGCAAGAGGATGTGAACAAGCTAGTAGAGCGGAGGATTCGCCGTGTACAATTCCATCCGGGCTATGGATACGAAGATTTTATACGGGGGATGCAGCTTGAACAGAATCGGACCGTTTATAAAAAAGGCGTGTTACTACAGGTCTTAGAGGAAATTGAAGCAGCGGAAGCCGGAATCGGTAAAGGCTTGCCTTATGTTCTCATTCTCGATGAAATGAACCGGGCGGATCTCAGCAAGGTGTTGGGAGAGTGCTTTTCCTTAATGGAGGATCGTGAAAGTGCTGTGCTGCTTGCCGGTCAGGATGGCCAACCATATGCGCTAACTGTACCTGAGAATCTATATATTATTGGAACTATGAATTTAATTGACCAATCGCTGGAACAAGTCGATTTTGCGCTTCGCCGTAGATTTCTCTGGTTTTTCCGAGGATTCGATCGTAATGATCTAGTCACTCTACTGAAGGGAAAATGGGAACGTTGGCCACAGAAGTATGGAAAACCTCGTAAATGGAACCGTGTGGAGGATGAATTTGAACTTCTAGCGGAACGTTGCGTCCAGTTGAATCATTTAATAGCTGGGCATGAACATATGGGACCGCTTTATGTCATTGGTCATACCTATTTCAGTGACGTGGTTTCATTTGCCCAGAAGTATATTTATTCACAACCGGGCGTTCAGCAAGTACTATGGAACCGGAATAAGCAAGCTCGTGGGCCTGTAACTGCTTTGTGGAATTATTCGTTGGCTCCGTTATTGGAGCAGTATTTGTCCGGGGCCGATTCATACGAAAGAAAGCAATTTATGGAACAAGCGAAAAGCACTTTCCTGTGGGGGAAGGTATGAAATCCGCACAAGGAAGAACAGAAATCATTGCAAATGACTTATCTGAGATCGGATTAATAAATGATGATGAGAAGATATGGTTGCAGAATTTGTGCCTTTATCTCGATAAAGAACTGTTCACAATTCGTCTCACTGACAAATCGGATGATGAGCCAGTAATCGAATTTCGCCATGGACGCTGGTATGCGGGAAGGTATGTTGGAGAGATCCAATATATGGGGAGAACTCTACGTATAACACCACGTTATGAAAGCTCTTTTCACCGCTGGATTAGTACTATATGGGGAGTGCGAATGATTCAGAGTAAGGGCTCCTATCGTAATGCGAATATGTGGCTGTGGGAACTAATAGCCCGAATTTGGGGTGAACAGCTTATCCGTGGAGCCAAGCATGGGTTACCGTATACTCGAATGGAAGAAACACTGAAGGCTCCATCTCTGCGCGGTCGTATGAAAGTGATGGAAACGGCTCTTGAGATAGGCAAGGGAACGAATCGACTTGCAAGTCTATCCAAGTCCAAGGTTGTTCATCCTGACATTGCGTACATACTCAGCAACGGTTATCGAAGAATTAAGAAGGAATTGGGGCATCGAAATGCACATAACTGGTTGTCCGACAGAGGAAGAGAAATCATAGGCCTTTTACTCCAATCCGAAGGATGTAGAAGCTATAAAACCATTTATAAGATTCCCAAAATTAAATACACCCCCATCCTGGAATCCTATCGCCCCGTTGTTGATTTGACTTTGAGGATTTTGCAACAAAAATCATTCGGGTTCTCTTCGAACGGGGTCCAAGAAGTAACAGGAACCCTCTTGGATATGGCTGAAATTTGGGAGCTTTATGTTTATCATCTTCTAAGAAATGCTCTAGCAGGGATAGAAGTGATCCATACTGGACGAGTTAGAGAAGCCGTTGGCAATTTGTTTGTAAACGGGAACGGGAAGAAAATAGCTTCTTTAAAGCCGGATTTTATTATACGGATGCCATCTTCGAAACAAGTGCTAGCGGTAGTCGATGCAAAATATAAGCACACTTTTGTAACGTTATCAAAACCAACGGGTTTGGAACGAAATGATTTGTACCAGATTCATGCGTATATGGATGCTTTCTCCGATCAGGGGTATTCGGCTCCGGGTATTCTGGTATATCCAGATGAAAACGATGCTGAAGTTCGGCGATATCAACAAGGGAATCCGTGGTTTTCATCTCAACTGAAAAGCAACCTTTATTTTTATGGGGTTAATGGTGAATTAGGCGAAGAGGATTCGGATAACGGGTTGACCCCATCAGAAGAGCAATTCTGCATGGGAGTTCGAGAATTGCTGGTGGGGAATTTAAGAAATGGGATGTGGGACGAGTGAATCGATTGGACATTGCTATCGAATTTGCCGCAAAGGCTCATCAAAATCAAAAGAGAAAAGGTACTGATATCCCGTATATTAGCCATCCATTTGGGGTAGCAATGATTTTGCATCATGCTAAATGTAAAGAAGATATCATTATTGCCGGCTTGCTTCATGATACATTGGAGGATACTGCCATAACTGAAGAGGAGATACGGAACCAGTTCGGAGAAGAAATTTTAAGGCTCGTTCTGGGAGCTACAGAGCCGGATAAGAACGCATCTTGGGAAGTACGAAAACATCACACCCTAGAGTATTTAAAAAGCGCCGATCTAGCTATCAGGCAGCTGTCGTGTGCGGACAAGCTGCATAATCTTCGATCCATTCGCAGAGACGTGACGCTCTTTGGGAATAAGATATGGGATAAATTTAAGCGGGGCTACGAGGAACAAAAATGGTATTATACCAGCCTTGTAGAAAGCCTTGGATATAATTCTCGGTTTTCTTTGTTGGACACGTTCCAAGATGAGGTTGAATCCTTTTTCCTCGAGTTGGAGCTATCCGACGAGAAGAAGGAAGTTCGCAGAAACAAGAAACTTTATGATGTTTTGTTTGAACTGCTTTTTGCCCCAGAAGAGAGAGTACGCCAGATAGAAACAGATTTAGCAGAAAAGAATTTACTAGAGTTAAAAAAGTCGATTTTCAGAATGATAGAAGAAAATCGTTATGGGGGAAGGGAGTGCTTGTCCAAAAAACAAGAAATGTTTCAATACTTAACTTGCCGCGGGATCGATTTTGAAGTTAATTCTGAAGGGACGGATATCCTCATGTCGGCTTGTGTGGCTATGAAGGATACTTTTCAATTATACCCTCATGAAGTTTATCATCATTTTTATCGGAGTTTAAAGAAAGGCAAATTGTAATATTGTGAACATGATTGTTCTTAGCCTAACGGATAAAATATCTATGAATGGAGAGCAGCTATGTACGCAATTAAAGATAGGAAAGCAGTTAAGATAGACGCTATTACATTTTCTGAAATTGGTTGGCAGGAAAGCGATATTGAAGAAATCCTGAGAAATAGCATTGACATGATATGTGATGAAGAAGAGTCGATGTTGATTGTAGGTCGCCAAGTAAAAAACGAGATGCTCGGAAGAAGTGATTTAACGGCAGTTGATAGCAACGGGAACATTGTATTAATCGAGATCAAAAGAGATAGAAAGGATATTGAAAATCGAAAAGAAGCATTTGAATTTCAAGCAATTCGTTATGCTGCCAGTTACGCGACTATTGACAGTATTGAGGATCTTGTGACCAGAGTATATGGACCATACATAGATAAATATAAAACGGAGTTCGAGCTTGGAGAGCTTACGCCTTATGAGCTTGGTATCCGCAAGCTAAATGGTTTTTTGCGTGAAAATGGTGCAGAAGCCGCTTTTAACCATAGACAAAGAATCATACTCGTAGCTTCGGAGTTCGATGAACAGACTTTATCTGCTGTTGCTTGGTTAAATAAGAATAATGTTGACATGTGTTGCTTTAAGTTGACCCCTTTTAAAATAGGAAATGAGGTTGTATTATATTCGGAAAAATTGCTTCCGCTAACTGAATATGACGATTACTATGTCAATCTTCTGGATAAAGCATCTCCGATAATCAAAGGAGGAAATAAGAGGGCGATTACTCGTCGTTCGTTGCCCAAGATAGATTCTATGCTCGAGTGGGGCATTATCAAACCCGGGGACTTGATTGTTGCTAAGGACCGGCAAGAAGAAGGTGTTCTCTTAAAGAATGGACATATTGAAGTGAACGGGAGAGAGCTTTCATTGCAATTGTGGCTGAAAGAAATATTTGGCTGGTCGAGTGTGCAAACTTATAATTTTGCAATACATAAAGAAAGCGGAAAGACATTGTCACAACTTCGCGAAGAGTATTTGAGTAAAATAGCGTCAGAAACTACTGATGACAATTAATTCAATCCCATCTAGTAAGTATGGGTAGAATATGGCTTTGGCATGTTGTGGGGTGACCTTATAATGTCAAAAATAATAAAGGACTTTATAGATGGAGACGAATTTGTTGGCTTTTACTTGCTAAAAGAAGTCGGAGCTAAGCAGACCAACAGTTCGATACCAAAGGATTACTTGGATATTGTGATGACCGATTCTAGTGGTTATATCTCGGCGAAGTATTGGGGTGCAAGTAAAACGGATATTGAAACATTCGTCCCAATGTGTCTCGTTAAGATACAAGGGTCAGTCCAAATTTATCGAGATAAGCTCCAGGTTAAATGTGGTAAGAATTCGTAAAGCTACCGAGCAGGACGGGGTATCTATAACGGACTTTATACGCTCGGCCCCTGTTAGCTCGAGTGAACTCCTTCCTATCATAGATCAAGCCATTGCTAGTGTTATGTACCTCTGTCAATAGAGTAGACACGCAGAATCGAGAAAATCACACAGCATTTCGGTACATACGTTCGTATTCATTGGGTGTAAAATACCCAATCGCTGAATGGATTCGTTTTCCATTGTAGAAGCAGGTAATGTATTCAAAAATGCGTTTCTTGGCTTGCTTGCGTGTTGTGAATTTTTCCAAGTACACGAGTTCTTTCTTCAGCACACTGTGGAACGATTCGATACAAGCATTATCGTAGCAGTTCCCTTTTCGGCTCATACTGCCGTTCATCTTGTAGGTGCGCAGTCGTTCCTGGTAGTCGTGGGAAGCATACTGGCTGCCACGGTCGGAGTGATGCAGGACCTCTCCGCATGGTTGTTGCTGGCTGTAGGCTCGATCCAGTGCCGTTAACACCAGTTCTTTGGTCATCCGCTCGTCCATGTGAAACCCAATGATTTTACGGCTGTACAAATCCATTATACTTGCCAGATAGAGCCAGCCTTCATTCGTTGGAATGTACGTAATGTCAGCCACCCAGGCCTCATTTGGAGCGGACGGCCTAAACTGACGGTTCAACACGTTCTCATGAACAGGCAAGTTGTGCTTCGAATTCGTCGTGGCCTTGTATTTCTTCACCGTACGGGAGCGCAATCCCAGTTCCTTCATGATTCGGGCGACTAATTTCTCCGACACGGGTACGCCTTGCTTATGAAGCATTTTAGCGATTTTGGGACTTCCATATAACCGGCGGGATTCCAGAAAGATACGGCGGATATGCCGCTCCAGCTTGCGCCGTCGTTTTTCACGCTTGCTGACTTTTCGTTTCGTCCATTTGTAATAGCCGCTTCGGGACACTTCAAAGGCTTCGCACATCTTCGAGACTCGGCACTTGAAGCGATGATCGTGGATGAAGGCATAGATCAGCGCCGGTCTTTGGCGAAGTAGTGCATCGCCTTTTTTAAGATGTCGTTCTCCTCCTCCAGATCACGGATACGCTTTTGGAGGTCTCTCATTGCCTTGTCGTCAGCTTTCAGTTGCCCACTGCCTGGAAAAGCCTGTGCACCGTCTTGTTTGTATTCCGCCATCCAGCGGTACAAGGTGTTGTCGCTGATCCCCAACTCGCGAGCGACCTGTGCCACCGGCTTACCCTCTTCTTGGATCATCTGAATCGTTTGCAGTTTAAATTCTTTATCGTATTTTTTCGTCATGTTAGCACCTCGAATTTGGTTATGTTCATTCTACCCGATTCTCGGTTCTCCATGTCTACTTTTTAGCCTAACAGCATTACTAATTGTGAAATAAAGGCTATTGTTACGTTATGCTATGAGAGAGTTAAGGGTAGGATGGAATCTTTTCCCGCGGCTAAGCTCCATCACCATGCTTATTATGGTGGATTGGCATACCATGTAGTTAGAATGCTAGAACTAGGAGATTTTATTTGTCAGCAACGACCGTTCCTTAACCCTGAATTGGTTAAGGCGGAAATTTAAAGAAAGGGCTGCTGTAATCACGCTTACTCTCTATTAGTACAAAGGTTGTTTGATTGAAACGGGTAGAAACAACGATGTTTTACCGTTCTCACAAAATCCACAATACTCTCTACATAAAAGAGTTTACGAATAGCCGCCAACGGTATGGCGGCATTGATCGGTATGTATGCAAAAATTACAAAATTCAGAAATCCAAGAGGACAAAGTAGCTCACATGAAAGA includes these proteins:
- a CDS encoding 5-methylcytosine restriction system specificity protein McrC, whose protein sequence is MKSAQGRTEIIANDLSEIGLINDDEKIWLQNLCLYLDKELFTIRLTDKSDDEPVIEFRHGRWYAGRYVGEIQYMGRTLRITPRYESSFHRWISTIWGVRMIQSKGSYRNANMWLWELIARIWGEQLIRGAKHGLPYTRMEETLKAPSLRGRMKVMETALEIGKGTNRLASLSKSKVVHPDIAYILSNGYRRIKKELGHRNAHNWLSDRGREIIGLLLQSEGCRSYKTIYKIPKIKYTPILESYRPVVDLTLRILQQKSFGFSSNGVQEVTGTLLDMAEIWELYVYHLLRNALAGIEVIHTGRVREAVGNLFVNGNGKKIASLKPDFIIRMPSSKQVLAVVDAKYKHTFVTLSKPTGLERNDLYQIHAYMDAFSDQGYSAPGILVYPDENDAEVRRYQQGNPWFSSQLKSNLYFYGVNGELGEEDSDNGLTPSEEQFCMGVRELLVGNLRNGMWDE
- a CDS encoding DEAD/DEAH box helicase, whose amino-acid sequence is MTPEEMEMISDRRLPVQQAFDSDMLVQNLLEVGTRVRSEVHVHQIDANQGAYADQILMPSWLQRKLHSLGINKLYEHQGEAIQNIREGRNVVLCTKTASGKSLAYNVPIMEKLVSDPNACALYLAPFKALVEDQFTHLKEWADDIGEQGNKISLNGFSRFTVNGKQISVGLLHGQRNVPEHMRKDQASSFVFSEGRYWLTNVHYLHLILQGASSPKGKGPGLLRFLQNLRFVVIDELHQYSGLLGSKVSLVLRRLRMLCDRLGNKNVQFIACSATIANPKYLAEELTGMRGLKGFHEISGVQAPVKKKAILMWNPGLSDDEQKKRAVVSDLYEILRTIYKDGRWPRSIIFTSNRQQAQLLSRELNMILRSHLHDHAGLSADEPHEFFLPYHAYLTQEVKERTIQKLEQGEILGVVTTSALEVGIDVKCLDVCILLGYPGSQASFWQQAGRVGRSRDGVVIMMVQEEPLQQYFARNPEEFFTLSPESAAINTTNPKLLKEHLAYAAHELGGTLTNAMNYVRSSALRKVVAEASDQWQQIEGKLHYQGETPRYQTLFTMGDTYTVVTKNGWNEDILFQSVDGRSLIRDYHVDAVFLGPDNRTFYKVKWVNNRQRKVVVEPVRTDYHTRGIVRDSIEIHDITNPLISDAAIKSNLGNIIVKRSTFGYKKIYNHGAMPPETVQLTNTYPVSFQTEAFWLMWDHQGRDELRGLLKDVQNRESIDLETLVEGSLHAVEHAIASAIPAVVRCSMADFQHTSFYSGSALFGMPGMFFYDSQAGGGSGIVEVVAEKFGVLLDKAQQIISSCGCSDGCPSCIQLFHCEKQNEPLHKVGALLVINHLRKSFG
- a CDS encoding IS3 family transposase (programmed frameshift), with the protein product MTKKYDKEFKLQTIQMIQEEGKPVAQVARELGISDNTLYRWMAEYKQDGAQAFPGSGQLKADDKAMRDLQKRIRDLEEENDILKKGDALLRQRPALIYAFIHDHRFKCRVSKMCEAFEVSRSGYYKWTKRKVSKREKRRRKLERHIRRIFLESRRLYGSPKIAKMLHKQGVPVSEKLVARIMKELGLRSRTVKKYKATTNSKHNLPVHENVLNRQFRPSAPNEAWVADITYIPTNEGWLYLASIMDLYSRKIIGFHMDERMTKELVLTALDRAYSQQQPCGEVLHHSDRGSQYASHDYQERLRTYKMNGSMSRKGNCYDNACIESFHSVLKKELVYLEKFTTRKQAKKRIFEYITCFYNGKRIHSAIGYFTPNEYERMYRNAV
- a CDS encoding McrB family protein; translated protein: MAQFKEWDTTAVYRYADQWKGKSLIDGTSLLWPSEQIWTTANLNAFKACFIENVDESSEIFENKLQGQLKGQKQEVVQLACELVYLYLLFPSTITFRRKKELLNTIASFAGLTLDDQNEALTALEPGIGGPGIAYNTRRYYEIRYIAMFADAVLQKPENDRIMFLSDHIKVRNMLDTIKEDTNPLSRHIILHLLYPDQYERMASQGHKQQIVEAFLEILDEDSVPEDIDDRILAIRTKLEDILGEKDLDFYRSPLVECWDYSDHDSEVLPIQGLQIKKQIVLYGPPGTGKTHEAKQLAGQFIRQETLRLWGAGEFFKKQEDVNKLVERRIRRVQFHPGYGYEDFIRGMQLEQNRTVYKKGVLLQVLEEIEAAEAGIGKGLPYVLILDEMNRADLSKVLGECFSLMEDRESAVLLAGQDGQPYALTVPENLYIIGTMNLIDQSLEQVDFALRRRFLWFFRGFDRNDLVTLLKGKWERWPQKYGKPRKWNRVEDEFELLAERCVQLNHLIAGHEHMGPLYVIGHTYFSDVVSFAQKYIYSQPGVQQVLWNRNKQARGPVTALWNYSLAPLLEQYLSGADSYERKQFMEQAKSTFLWGKV
- a CDS encoding HD domain-containing protein, which encodes MNRLDIAIEFAAKAHQNQKRKGTDIPYISHPFGVAMILHHAKCKEDIIIAGLLHDTLEDTAITEEEIRNQFGEEILRLVLGATEPDKNASWEVRKHHTLEYLKSADLAIRQLSCADKLHNLRSIRRDVTLFGNKIWDKFKRGYEEQKWYYTSLVESLGYNSRFSLLDTFQDEVESFFLELELSDEKKEVRRNKKLYDVLFELLFAPEERVRQIETDLAEKNLLELKKSIFRMIEENRYGGRECLSKKQEMFQYLTCRGIDFEVNSEGTDILMSACVAMKDTFQLYPHEVYHHFYRSLKKGKL